Proteins from a genomic interval of Hornefia porci:
- the yqeK gene encoding bis(5'-nucleosyl)-tetraphosphatase (symmetrical) YqeK, with amino-acid sequence MNTDSISNYIRDHLSEKRRTHTEGVRTTAAELARRYGADPEKAETAALFHDMFRGADRDTLNRYVDELGLDPGRYRDNPNLAHGKIAAEIMRRDYGVTDPDIINAVRYHTTGRPGMSLLEKVVFIADAIEPSRDYPGVEELRKATWRDLDEGCLAALSRTSKYVKSRGIPLDEDTAKAEAYFRRLMENKNGE; translated from the coding sequence ATGAACACAGACTCTATCAGTAACTACATCAGAGACCATCTCAGCGAAAAGCGCCGGACCCATACAGAAGGTGTCCGGACGACGGCGGCGGAGCTGGCCCGACGGTACGGGGCCGATCCGGAGAAGGCGGAGACGGCCGCGCTGTTTCACGACATGTTCCGCGGCGCGGACCGGGATACGCTGAACCGCTATGTGGACGAGCTGGGGCTGGATCCCGGCCGGTACAGAGATAATCCGAATCTCGCACACGGGAAGATTGCCGCGGAGATTATGCGTCGGGACTACGGAGTCACGGATCCGGACATCATCAACGCCGTAAGGTATCATACGACAGGCCGTCCGGGGATGTCTCTGCTGGAGAAGGTGGTGTTCATCGCGGACGCCATTGAGCCCTCCCGGGACTACCCGGGCGTGGAGGAGCTCCGGAAAGCGACCTGGAGGGATCTGGACGAGGGGTGTCTGGCGGCGCTGTCCAGAACGTCGAAATATGTGAAAAGCCGGGGAATTCCCCTGGATGAGGATACAGCGAAAGCAGAAGCGTATTTCAGAAGGTTAATGGAGAATAAGAATGGAGAATAA
- the nadD gene encoding nicotinate-nucleotide adenylyltransferase has translation MKNIGILGGTFDPFHLGHLSIMEAAAEERLFDRIILLPARVSPFKIGREIADREDRIAMLECVAAEYPSVTVSRLEIDSTRVSYTFDTLTEMQKQCPGDRLWFIVGSDSLLSLERWYKGRELLRGFSFVLAPRPGFDRTDTEAHIRRYRELYGTEIRILHNRLKDISSTEIKKNIREGKSIDSLVPGPVADYINEHRLYQ, from the coding sequence ATGAAGAATATCGGAATTCTCGGAGGAACGTTTGATCCTTTCCATCTCGGGCATCTATCCATTATGGAAGCGGCCGCGGAGGAACGGCTCTTCGACCGGATCATTCTTCTGCCTGCACGGGTGAGCCCGTTCAAAATCGGCAGAGAGATCGCGGACAGGGAGGACCGGATCGCCATGCTGGAATGTGTCGCGGCGGAATATCCTTCCGTGACGGTGTCCCGTCTGGAGATTGACAGCACGAGGGTGTCGTATACCTTTGACACACTGACGGAGATGCAGAAGCAGTGCCCCGGCGACAGGCTGTGGTTCATCGTCGGGTCAGACTCTCTGCTGAGTCTGGAACGCTGGTACAAAGGCAGGGAACTGCTTCGCGGATTTTCCTTTGTGCTCGCCCCCCGGCCGGGATTCGACCGGACTGACACCGAAGCGCATATTCGGCGCTACCGGGAACTTTACGGAACGGAAATCAGGATACTGCACAACAGACTGAAGGACATCTCCTCCACAGAGATCAAAAAAAACATCAGAGAGGGAAAGTCCATCGACTCCCTGGTTCCGGGACCGGTGGCAGACTATATCAATGAACACAGACTCTATCAGTAA